In Opitutus sp. ER46, the following are encoded in one genomic region:
- a CDS encoding glycoside hydrolase family 2 TIM barrel-domain containing protein, which produces MLLRPILWVLPFLGATLAARDVVPLTAGWEFHLGDVPQASAADFDATTWARVDVPHDWSIGLPKDEKAPSSGGGGFFQTGVGWYRHHFHAPRQWRGQQVAVEFEGVYMNAEVWLNGVSLGRQPYGYSGFRFDLTPQLKPGADNVLAIRVDNSAQPNSRWYTGSGIYRHVRLIATGPVYVAPDGLFVSTKRLTAGEAVLLVRRELRSAHARAQRVAVETRVLDAAGHEVAKQRAELEIPAGGTQSADIELTVAHPRAWSPETPVLYRAVTRVFAGRKVLDEVEVTFGIRTVRVSAERGFELNGRSLKLVGGNVHHDHGPLGAAAYDRAEERRVQLLRRAGFNAVRTSHNPPSPAFLAACDQLGLLVLDEAFDGWASAKNKQDYSVYFKEWWPRDLAAMVRRDRNHPSVVLWSIGNEMYERGNAKGLAFAQQMRACIRELDDTRPVTAGINGPGKDGDWTKFDPLFATLDVAGYNYELARHPADHTRVPERVILVTESYLNETFSVWAAAQDFPYIIGDFVWSALDYLGEAGIGRVFPPGAPIVKHWEGNLFPWHGAACGDIDLIGQRRPSSHYRAIVWDRGEKLYAAVLVPSPDGRPWGVSPWALPPALASWTWPGQEDRELNVEVYSRYERVRLYLNGRLVGEKPTSRNAEFKATFAVPYAAGVLKAVGVQGGREVESFTLETAGVPAKLRLTADRRVVQADGQDLVFVDVEVTDAEGRWVPTADTSVRFTVDGPAMIAGVGNADLTTMETYQANPHRTFQGRAQLILRTGAKPGTISLRAQAEGLPESRLEMRSERAAKPGSR; this is translated from the coding sequence GTGCTACTCCGTCCGATTCTTTGGGTCCTGCCGTTCCTCGGCGCGACCCTGGCCGCCCGCGACGTCGTGCCGCTGACCGCCGGCTGGGAGTTCCATCTGGGCGACGTGCCGCAGGCGAGTGCCGCCGACTTCGATGCGACGACCTGGGCCCGCGTCGATGTGCCGCACGACTGGAGTATCGGGCTGCCGAAGGATGAAAAGGCGCCGTCCTCCGGGGGCGGCGGGTTCTTCCAGACGGGGGTGGGCTGGTACCGGCACCATTTCCATGCGCCTCGGCAATGGCGCGGGCAGCAGGTCGCCGTCGAGTTCGAGGGTGTGTACATGAACGCGGAGGTCTGGCTCAACGGCGTCAGCCTCGGCCGTCAGCCCTACGGCTACAGCGGCTTCCGCTTCGACCTGACGCCGCAGCTCAAGCCAGGCGCGGACAACGTGCTGGCGATTCGCGTCGACAACTCCGCCCAACCCAATTCCCGCTGGTACACCGGCTCGGGTATCTACCGGCATGTCCGGCTGATCGCCACCGGTCCCGTCTACGTGGCGCCGGACGGGCTCTTCGTTTCCACCAAGCGACTCACCGCGGGTGAAGCCGTCCTGCTCGTTCGCCGCGAATTGCGCAGCGCCCACGCCCGGGCGCAGCGGGTCGCGGTCGAGACCCGGGTCCTGGATGCCGCGGGTCACGAAGTGGCGAAACAACGCGCCGAACTGGAAATTCCTGCCGGTGGAACGCAGAGCGCCGACATCGAGCTGACCGTCGCCCACCCGCGAGCGTGGTCGCCTGAGACTCCGGTACTTTACCGGGCCGTCACGCGCGTGTTCGCGGGGCGCAAGGTGCTGGACGAAGTCGAGGTCACGTTTGGCATCCGGACCGTCCGCGTCTCGGCCGAGCGGGGCTTTGAACTGAACGGCCGGTCGCTGAAGCTCGTCGGCGGTAACGTGCATCACGATCACGGTCCGCTCGGCGCGGCGGCCTACGATCGCGCGGAGGAGCGGCGGGTGCAGTTGTTGCGGCGCGCCGGCTTCAATGCGGTCCGCACGTCGCACAACCCGCCGTCTCCCGCTTTCCTCGCGGCCTGTGATCAGCTCGGCCTGCTCGTCCTCGACGAGGCGTTCGACGGCTGGGCGAGCGCGAAGAACAAACAGGACTACAGCGTGTACTTCAAGGAGTGGTGGCCGCGTGACCTTGCGGCGATGGTGCGGCGCGATCGGAACCACCCCTCGGTCGTGTTGTGGAGCATCGGCAACGAGATGTACGAGCGTGGGAACGCCAAGGGCCTCGCGTTCGCCCAGCAGATGCGCGCTTGCATCCGGGAGCTGGATGACACCCGGCCGGTGACCGCGGGCATCAACGGCCCGGGCAAGGACGGCGATTGGACGAAATTCGATCCGCTCTTCGCGACGCTCGATGTCGCGGGCTACAACTACGAACTTGCCCGGCATCCTGCGGATCACACCCGCGTTCCCGAGCGCGTGATCCTGGTCACGGAGTCATACCTCAACGAGACGTTCTCGGTCTGGGCCGCCGCGCAGGATTTCCCCTACATCATCGGCGATTTCGTCTGGAGTGCGCTGGACTACCTCGGCGAGGCGGGCATCGGCCGCGTGTTTCCGCCCGGCGCACCGATCGTGAAGCACTGGGAGGGCAACCTGTTCCCATGGCATGGCGCCGCCTGCGGCGACATCGACCTCATCGGGCAACGGCGACCCTCCTCGCACTATCGCGCGATCGTCTGGGATCGCGGCGAGAAACTCTACGCCGCCGTGCTCGTGCCGTCGCCCGACGGCCGGCCCTGGGGCGTGTCGCCCTGGGCGCTGCCGCCGGCGCTCGCGAGCTGGACCTGGCCCGGCCAGGAGGACCGGGAGCTGAACGTCGAAGTCTACTCCCGCTACGAGCGCGTGCGGCTCTACCTCAACGGCCGTCTCGTGGGCGAGAAGCCGACCTCCCGTAATGCGGAGTTCAAGGCAACCTTTGCCGTGCCGTATGCTGCTGGCGTGCTCAAGGCCGTGGGCGTCCAGGGTGGGCGCGAGGTCGAGAGCTTCACGCTCGAGACTGCCGGGGTACCGGCCAAGCTCCGGCTCACCGCCGATCGTCGCGTCGTGCAAGCCGACGGGCAGGACTTGGTTTTCGTCGACGTCGAGGTGACGGATGCCGAAGGCCGCTGGGTCCCGACGGCGGACACGAGTGTCCGGTTCACGGTTGATGGACCGGCGATGATCGCCGGGGTGGGCAACGCCGACCTGACCACGATGGAGACCTACCAGGCTAATCCGCATCGGACTTTCCAGGGGCGCGCGCAGTTGATTCTGCGCACCGGCGCAAAACCGGGGACCATCAGCCTCCGCGCGCAGGCGGAGGGCTTGCCCGAGTCCCGCCTCGAGATGCGATCTGAACGCGCCGCCAAACCTGGTTCGCGTTGA
- a CDS encoding beta-galactosidase has product MKSVPRLLAVLFALAVFSVAGRAAGPGPLLLGSAWYPEQWPEERWDADLKLMADAGMHMARIGEFAWSSMEPEEGRYTLDWVERAINAAARHNIVVVLGTPSDAPPAWLTSKYPETLRVTEAGVQIRHGFRRQFNYTSPKYLELSRRIAEELARRFGHHPNVIGWQIGNEYTEDSFDPHSRQLWHQWLQRKYGTLDQLNHHWMTAYWSQTYSAWDQIPMETGRSNPGLLLDYKRFVTEQWVHLQRNQLEVIRAHADPRQWITTNLGGLGWANRFNRTDIAADLDFISWDTYVGQGHLNPTRIGATHDLVRGWKRKNFWVMEIQPGFVDWAGIANSLDKGETRAAVWEAVGHGADAVAFWQWRAALNGQEQYHGVLVGPDGEPVPFYEEARQLGAEFARVGPALAGTSPESQVAILHDYDSRWAIDFHLHSKRYDQIETLLGYYAALRELTQSVDIIDPRGGLEGYKLVVAPNLNVVSPEMARRLEQYVRGGGHLLLGPRSGLMNEYNALSTLGQPGLLRDLVGAKVEQFYALLDDVPVSGRWGDGRATIWAEYLRPLAPDATVTLTYGRANGWLDGKPAMVSRKLGKGTISYLGALLEPAMMQRAARDLVQAASVNSPTIPVPAGVEVCRRVGQGREVFVVINHNPKPVVLDLPVGCSDLLRPSAQERIELPQYDVAVLQRNPAKPN; this is encoded by the coding sequence ATGAAATCCGTTCCCCGCCTTCTCGCTGTGCTCTTCGCGCTCGCCGTCTTCTCCGTGGCCGGCCGGGCCGCCGGGCCGGGCCCGCTCCTGCTCGGCTCCGCGTGGTACCCGGAGCAGTGGCCGGAGGAGCGCTGGGACGCAGACCTCAAGCTGATGGCCGATGCCGGCATGCACATGGCGCGTATCGGCGAGTTCGCCTGGAGCAGCATGGAGCCCGAAGAAGGGCGCTACACGCTCGACTGGGTCGAGCGGGCAATCAATGCCGCGGCCCGGCACAACATCGTCGTTGTTCTCGGCACGCCGTCAGATGCGCCGCCGGCCTGGCTGACCAGCAAGTACCCGGAGACGCTGCGGGTGACGGAGGCCGGCGTGCAGATCCGCCACGGCTTTCGGCGGCAGTTCAACTACACCAGCCCCAAGTACCTCGAGCTCAGCCGCCGCATCGCCGAGGAGTTGGCGCGTCGCTTCGGGCACCATCCGAACGTCATCGGCTGGCAGATCGGCAACGAGTACACCGAGGACTCCTTCGACCCGCACTCGCGCCAGCTCTGGCACCAGTGGCTGCAGCGCAAGTACGGCACCCTGGACCAGCTCAATCACCACTGGATGACGGCGTATTGGAGCCAGACGTACAGCGCGTGGGACCAGATCCCGATGGAGACGGGGCGGAGCAACCCGGGACTCCTGCTCGACTACAAGCGGTTCGTCACCGAGCAGTGGGTGCACCTCCAGCGCAACCAGCTCGAGGTTATCCGCGCCCACGCCGACCCGCGCCAGTGGATCACCACGAATCTCGGCGGGCTGGGATGGGCGAACCGCTTCAACCGGACTGACATCGCCGCGGACCTGGACTTCATTTCCTGGGACACGTACGTGGGCCAGGGCCACCTGAATCCCACGCGCATTGGCGCGACCCACGACCTCGTGCGCGGGTGGAAGCGGAAAAACTTCTGGGTGATGGAAATCCAGCCCGGTTTCGTCGACTGGGCGGGCATCGCCAACTCGCTCGACAAGGGCGAGACCCGGGCCGCGGTCTGGGAAGCGGTCGGCCATGGCGCCGACGCGGTCGCCTTCTGGCAATGGCGCGCGGCGCTCAACGGCCAGGAGCAATACCACGGCGTGCTCGTCGGGCCCGACGGTGAGCCGGTGCCGTTCTACGAGGAGGCCAGGCAGCTCGGCGCCGAGTTCGCGCGGGTGGGGCCCGCGCTCGCCGGTACGTCACCCGAATCGCAGGTCGCCATCCTGCACGATTACGACAGCCGCTGGGCGATCGATTTTCACCTGCACTCCAAGCGCTACGACCAGATCGAGACCCTCCTTGGCTACTACGCGGCGCTGCGCGAACTCACGCAGTCCGTGGACATCATCGATCCCCGGGGCGGACTGGAGGGCTACAAGCTCGTGGTAGCCCCGAACCTGAATGTCGTCTCGCCGGAAATGGCGCGGCGCCTCGAACAGTATGTCCGGGGCGGTGGGCATCTGCTGCTGGGGCCGCGTTCGGGGCTCATGAACGAGTACAACGCCCTCAGCACGCTCGGGCAGCCCGGCCTGCTGCGCGACCTGGTTGGCGCGAAGGTGGAGCAGTTCTACGCGTTGCTCGACGACGTGCCGGTCTCCGGCCGCTGGGGTGACGGTCGCGCGACGATCTGGGCGGAGTATCTCCGGCCGCTCGCGCCCGACGCGACCGTGACCCTGACGTACGGTCGCGCCAATGGCTGGCTCGACGGCAAGCCGGCCATGGTCAGCCGCAAGCTCGGCAAAGGCACGATCTCGTATCTTGGGGCTCTGCTTGAGCCGGCGATGATGCAGCGCGCGGCCCGCGACCTGGTGCAGGCCGCCAGTGTCAATTCGCCCACGATCCCAGTGCCCGCTGGCGTCGAGGTTTGCCGCCGGGTGGGGCAGGGCCGCGAGGTCTTCGTCGTCATCAACCACAAT
- a CDS encoding sialate O-acetylesterase, which yields MRASGFLGLLLFTYLAVAVRAEVRCAAVFGDHMVLQRDRPVAIWGEAAPAEAVTVEFAGQTRATTADAGGHWRVQLPAMPASAEPRTLTLRGTNTMTLTDVLVGEVWLCSGQSNMEKQLGPRGGQKPTDNYEAEIGAADHPLLRLYQMPKHGRPQKKVLGFTWVVCTPESVVRTEFSAAGYYFGRELVRELGVPVGVINASYGGTQIETWLPEGAFARSDALRELRHVTYKTWVKGLQATELFQSMITPLVPYTLRGFLWYQGESNLMQSEGAIYTEKMRALVETWREAWGQPEAPWYYVQLAPFTYSQWTSFPRHQTPEALPVFWEAQRAALSVPHTGMVVTTDLVADVRDIHPTNKRDVGLRLAGLALAETYGRERLARSPQFRALERRADGRLEVRFADAGTGLRTRDGRPVSDFLVAGSDQRFVPAMAEIEGDRVIVSCPEIKDPVAVRFAWRETATPNLVNSAGLPAMPFRTDTWPVVSDAPKPPAEPKAPTPAPTADHGKSGAVRQ from the coding sequence ATGCGCGCTTCCGGATTCCTTGGGCTGCTGCTCTTCACCTATCTGGCCGTCGCCGTGCGGGCGGAGGTTCGCTGTGCCGCCGTGTTTGGCGATCACATGGTGCTCCAGCGTGATCGCCCGGTGGCGATCTGGGGCGAGGCGGCGCCGGCCGAAGCGGTGACGGTTGAGTTTGCCGGCCAGACGCGGGCGACGACCGCCGATGCCGGCGGGCATTGGCGTGTTCAGCTGCCGGCCATGCCAGCCAGCGCGGAACCGCGGACACTCACGTTGCGCGGGACGAACACAATGACGCTTACGGACGTGTTAGTGGGCGAGGTCTGGCTTTGCTCCGGCCAGTCCAACATGGAGAAGCAGTTGGGCCCGCGCGGGGGACAGAAGCCGACCGACAACTACGAGGCTGAGATCGGCGCGGCGGATCATCCGCTGCTCCGGTTGTACCAGATGCCCAAGCACGGCCGGCCACAGAAGAAGGTCCTCGGCTTTACCTGGGTCGTGTGCACCCCGGAGTCGGTGGTGCGTACCGAGTTCTCGGCGGCGGGTTACTATTTCGGCCGTGAACTGGTCCGGGAGCTCGGGGTGCCGGTCGGCGTCATCAACGCGAGTTACGGTGGCACTCAGATCGAGACCTGGCTGCCGGAAGGCGCGTTCGCGCGGTCGGACGCGCTGCGCGAGCTGCGTCACGTCACCTACAAGACCTGGGTGAAGGGCCTCCAGGCCACCGAGCTGTTTCAGAGCATGATCACCCCGCTCGTGCCTTACACGCTGCGCGGCTTCCTCTGGTATCAAGGCGAGAGCAACCTGATGCAGTCGGAGGGCGCGATCTACACCGAGAAGATGCGGGCGCTAGTTGAAACGTGGCGCGAAGCCTGGGGCCAGCCCGAAGCGCCCTGGTACTACGTCCAGCTTGCGCCGTTCACCTATTCGCAGTGGACGAGCTTTCCGCGCCACCAGACGCCGGAGGCATTGCCGGTGTTCTGGGAGGCGCAGCGCGCGGCGCTTTCGGTGCCGCATACCGGGATGGTCGTTACCACGGATCTGGTGGCGGACGTGCGCGACATCCACCCGACAAACAAGCGGGACGTCGGCCTTAGGCTGGCGGGGCTCGCGCTGGCCGAGACCTACGGCCGCGAACGGCTGGCGCGCAGCCCGCAATTCCGCGCTCTGGAACGACGGGCGGATGGCAGGCTCGAAGTCCGGTTCGCGGACGCCGGGACGGGGTTGCGCACGCGCGACGGTCGGCCGGTGTCGGATTTCCTGGTTGCCGGTTCCGACCAGCGGTTCGTGCCCGCGATGGCCGAGATCGAGGGGGACCGCGTGATCGTGAGCTGCCCGGAGATCAAGGATCCCGTGGCGGTGCGCTTCGCCTGGCGCGAGACGGCAACGCCCAACCTGGTCAACTCGGCCGGGCTGCCGGCGATGCCATTCCGGACCGACACCTGGCCCGTGGTCTCGGATGCGCCCAAGCCTCCGGCTGAACCCAAAGCTCCGACGCCGGCGCCTACCGCCGATCACGGAAAATCCGGCGCCGTCCGTCAGTAG